A genomic window from Camelus ferus isolate YT-003-E chromosome X, BCGSAC_Cfer_1.0, whole genome shotgun sequence includes:
- the LOC116662113 gene encoding rhox homeobox family member 1-like: protein MEPPPRRSHEDAGYLSLGVEELQEEPHDTKPTAATSVIVTGKAVEEDPRPEPEQGAAAAEQGRVGAGAPGPMDDENQKGGGGGGEESPQQEQELAHAATEDPEREGSQLFFPCNPYGWVQLKDLERIFQRSQYPDVFARTDVTIRMDVTEAEGQVSKPEKNNLPE, encoded by the exons ATGGAGCCTCCGCCCAGACGCAGCCACGAAGACGCCGGTTACCTCAGCCTGGGAGTCGAGGAGCTCCAGGAAGAACCGCATG ataCGAAGCCTACCGCCGCGACCTCGGTAATCGTAACGGGAAAAGCTGTCGAGGAAGATCCACGGCCCGAACCTGagcagggagcagcagcagcagaacaagGCCGTGTAGGCGCGGGAGCTCCCGGCCCCATGGACGACGAGAACCAgaagggcggcggcggcggcggtgagGAATCCCcgcagcaggagcaggagctggcCCACGCGGCCACCGAGGATCCGGAACGCGAGGGCAGCCAGCTGttcttcccctgcaacccgtatgGCTGGGTGCAACTGAAGGATCTGGAGAGAATTTTCCAACGCAGCCAGTACCCCGACGTGTTCGCACG AACGGATGTTACAATACGCATGGATGTGACTGAAGCCGAAGGGCAGGTCAGCAAGCCTGAAAAAAACAACTTGCCAGAGTAG
- the NKAP gene encoding NF-kappa-B-activating protein — translation MAPVSRSRSPDWEASGSGGKRRSSSKSPKPSKSSRSPRGRRSRSHSCSRSGDRNGLSHQLSGPSQGSRNQSYRSRSRSRSRERPSAPRGAPFASASSAYYGGYSRPYGSDKPWPSLLDKEREESLRQKRLSERERIGELGAPEVWGLSPKNPEPDSDEHTPVEDEEPKKSTTSASTSEDDKKKKKKSSHSKERSKKRRKKKSSKRKHRKYSDDSDSDSDSETDSSDEDTKRRAKKAKKKEKKKKRRSKKYKKKKSKKSRKDSSDSSSKESQEEFLENPWKDRSKPEEPSDLIGPEAPKTLASQDDKPLNYGHALLPGEGAAMAEYVKAGKRIPRRGEIGLTSEEIASFECSGYVMSGSRHRRMEAVRLRKENQIYSADEKRALASFNQEERRKRENKILASFREMVYRKTKGKEDK, via the exons ATGGCTCCGGTGTCTCGCTCCCGCAGCCCCGACTGGGAGGCCTCGGGCTCCGGGGGGAAACGTCGCAGTTCGTCGAAGAGCCCGAAGCCTAGCAAATCCTCTCGCTCTCCGCGGGGCCGCCGCTCTCGCTCGCACTCTTGCTCTCGGTCCGGAGACAGGAATGGCCTCAGCCATCAGCTGAGTGGCCCCAGCCAAGGCTCCCGAAACCAGTCCTACCGATCCCGCTCGCGGTCACGGTCTCGAGAACGGCCCTCGGCGCCGCGGGGTGCCCCTTTCGCTTCTGCCTCATCCGCCTATTATGGCGGCTACTCACGCCCCTACGGGAGCGACAAGCCATGGCCTAGCCTCCTGgacaaggagagggaggagagcctGCGGCAGAA GAGattaagtgagagagagaggattgGAGAATTGGGAGCTCCTGAAGTATGGGGACTTTCTCCAAAGAATCcagaaccaga CTCTGATGAACATACACCAGTAGAGGATGAAGAGCCAAAGAAAAGCACCACTTCAGCTTCTACTTcagaag AcgacaagaagaagaagaagaagtctAGTCATTCAAAAGAAAGGtccaagaaaaggaggaagaaaaaatcatctaaaagaaaacacaggaagtaTTCTGACGATAGTGACAGTGACTCTGATTCTGAAACAGACTCCAGTG atgaagatacaaaaaggagagcaaagaaagccaagaaaaaggaaaaaaagaagaaacgcAGATc gaagaaatacaagaaaaagaaatcaaagaagagcAGAAAAGATTCCAGTGATTCAAGTTCTAAAGAGTCCCAAGAAGAGTTTCTGGAGAATCCTTGGAAGGATCGATCAA AGCCTGAAGAACCCTCAGATTTGATTGGCCCAGAGGCTCCTAAAACACTTGCTTCTCAAGATGATAAACCTTTGAA CTATGGCCATGCTCTGTTACCCGGTGAAGGTGCAGCTATGGCTGAATACGTAAAAGCTGGAAAACGTATCCCACGAAGAGGTGAAATTGGCTTGACAAGTGAAGAAATTGCATCATTTGAGTGCTCGGGTTACGTAATGAGTGGTAGCAG GCATCGCCGAATGGAGGCTGTGCGACTGCGAAAAGAGAACCAGATCTATAGTGCTGATGAGAAGAGAGCTCTTGCATCCTTTAACCAAGAAGAGAGacgaaagagagaaaacaagattCTGGCCAGTTTTCGAGAGATGGTATACAGAAAAACTAAAGGGAAAGAGGACAAATAA